The DNA window TATACTGGCTTAGACAAATAAATTAAGTCGCAGATGTCCTTTCGTCTGGCAGTTACTTAGGACTTAGGAGTCTTAAAAACTCAATGTAGGCCTTAACTTAGTTGAGACTTGAGTATGGACCCTTTTCATCCACTGTCCCAGTCTAGGATCCTTTTCTTGACAAAATAACCAGAAAATAACATGTTTCCCATCCATCTCTTGCTGTTTTGTTACTTGGAAGCTCATGAAAGCTATATCATATCACCAAATTCCGATATAGGTCATAAGTTAGTCTTCAATTTTGGCAACTTAGGCCATCTCCAATTAGGCAACTTAGGCCATCTCCAATTTTAACACTAAAATCAGGTAAATTTTACACTAAAATTCATCTGTCACAATGTTTATTCTCCAACAGTTTGCACTATTTTTACAACCGAAAAATTATTCTCAGCATATTCCTAtccaataaattatttaaacattttacacATTACAGTTTTACACCCATGATTTATTCAATACTTACAAGATACAtccatttatttataataaaataaataataaattttaaaaatatcaatatgcccatatattttaaattaataaaaaataaatatatttattaaatactaaaagacattaaattaaatttactaaaataacataaaatttcatattaaaatttaaaaagtaaactaGTGTAACTATTTTTTATCTCCAATAATACACTATATTGCACATTATTTAGGGTAACACTAATCTTCACACAACAAATAGTGTGAAAAATAGCGTTACGCTAAAATATTGTGCAATTTAGTGTGTTGTTGACATAGTTGTTAAAGACACCAGGCGCACCTAAAGCGCAAAAGTCTCACATAGAATACAAAATATAGGGTCTCTACATCTTTCTGAATACAAGAGTGTAGGAGTtggttttagtaatttattagtaAGGATTCTATgggttttaattttgtttttattctatttttaaaggcccaatAGTATAACAAATACAAAGAAATAGGGTTTAACAACTACGATTGTTGGAGATGATTTTCCACACCAAATTGAGGATTTAGTGCATTGTTGGCGATTCCCTTAAACAAACCAGTATTTTGACCCCTGTGGCAAGCCAAAATAGGCAGAACCATGAAAAATGTGAAGTCCTCGCTACATTTTGAGACCTAATTTTACTTCATGCTCAATGCTATCAATTTCAACCATCATGGCCGAGAACAGAAAACCAAGAAATTCATTTGAAACAAATTTGGAGCAGATATTAACTCAAAAAGAAAAGAGGTATTTGAGATGACCGTGAGCATGGTTTACAACACTTACCAATCCACTTCCAGTGTATTTACACAACCTCGAAGCATCATGGTATCGCTCCTCATCTATCGCATTCTGCATATAAAATACAGAATAAATTAACTGCCCATATTACGCATACATGTCTTAAAGTGTCAACTGAAGTTCCAAACCAACATTTCTAGCGAAAAATATAGATTTTGGACCTGCAACTCAGACATTATTTCAGCAACACTATCCTTAGAAGTAGCTTCTAAAATAGCCGATTTCAACTTTGCAGCTTCTTGGAAGTCTTCCTTTTCAATTGCTTCTTCAAGTTGGAactgttataaaaaaaaacattaacttGGTCAGTATAAACAAATACGCAATTTACAAGCCATAAATTATTCGAAATGCACTTGAACCAAATCACCATGGCCAATTCCAACAAATAATGCAAAGAACTCAGATTTTCCAAGAGCTAATAAGCAATCAGAACACACTGATTATGTTGTTATTCAAATTGGGATAAATCATACTGATATTAACAACCCAGAAGTCAAATTCTGTAATTTTTTGGTGGCTATAGAGAGTcaaacaaaaagtttacatCTTTACATTAAAACTTGCTTATTTCAAGACAATAcaagaaatttaaaaagaacccaaaaacaagaaaaggaaaaaaaggacAAAATGGTACCTTAAGAACAGAGGAGAAAGACTCAGCTTGTTCAATCTCAGAAAAATGGCGGGTCCATCTATTCCAATCCCATCCCAACGAAGAAGAGGACGTGGCAGCGAGATTAGAGGTGGTATTACTAGAAGAATTACTGTTAACACAACGGCAGCAATGCAAATTATGATTACGGGTCttatgattaaaattattagCGAGTGAAAAAGAAGGCTTCTTGGTGTCAAAAACAAAGCTGGATTTCTTGATGGCAGCTGAGAAATCTATGCAGCAAAAGGGCCTGTGTTGAGCTTGCCCTAAACCCAGTCCCAATCCGTTTGCTCCGGTCATCCCTTCCGTTATTAAATCTTTGAATTTTAGTGTAGAAGAGAGGTGGTTTTGGATAAATTTAGTGGGAGTGGTGATGGGTTCTATTTTGGGGTTTTAAAGAAGAAGAGGATAAAGATGGAGAACAGGAGGAGGGACTTAGGATATCCACAAGCGCATGTGGATTTTCAATCTCAATGATAGCAACcaaattctttttttcttttttcttctcatATTATAATAACATATTACTCCATGTGCCatggattttaaataaataaaaacactattatattcaatttttataaaatattagttgAACTCTTTAAGGAGGCAaacttcactttttattttattaatattttatttcaatttttttaatatattttttacacAAAAAAGAGAagcttaattataaaaattaatattatttaataattactaataattaaaataatgtgtggtaatttaagaatttattaagcttatgttaaaaaatattatttatatatatgatattttttattttataaaagcttaattgctttaaaaatcacaaactttagcaggttttataattttaacacgaactttaagTTCTACCAATTTAGTATATGaactatcattttattttttagcaattttctgtttaaaaaataataatgtacGCACCGGAATATACATTGTTTTGATGTCTATATTAGCAATTTTTTACGAAAAGTTGTTCGgtgttttaaattaaaaaaattaaaaagttaatgtCCAACATTGTcaaaactaaaaatttgtaatattaaaattaaaaaacactctaaaattcataaatttaaagcaattaagccttttataaaatatactctTTATTTAAAGATAATACCATTTAAAGTTTTATTCTGAGAGTTATATATTAAGATACTTTTTCATTAATTTGTTGGTATTTGAATTGGACTTGGAAATCTTGAGAGCTATTTGTGATTTTATCAAGTGAAGTGAGTAATATTACTCCATGTTAGTTGATAAACATTCTTCCTACctcttaaaaaaaatgaaaatactttcgtttaaaatatgtttttaaattcacATGAAAATAAAGGGTGAGACCGTTGGTTGGAGAATTCTTATCAAAGAGACCCAACTTGCAAGTGCATATTGCCAACCAAGTACAGAAATTGCATAATTAATTCCATTTTAGTGCCAGGAGTCAAATGAAATGAGTGGTGTGGttgaaaaaaatgattaaaatcgACAATATGAAGACATGTTGTTAATATGGGCTCATTTTTCTTACCCTTTTCATTCTCTGCTACTCGTACAACACAAAATCCATATGCTAAAAGTAACATTAATATCACATTTTACATGTTAACTGTCAATATCCCCTTCCTGTTCATATGCCTTTTAATCAATGAGTTAAAGTTTGCAAAAATTGCAGTCAGAATCTATTGACCATTGACAAATATCCTTTTACCTTTTCTACAAGGTTAGTGCTGCGATGAAGGGGACCGACCAACGACTGTGCTCCCTGCTGAAGATTCTCTAGCTGCCACAGCTTCATGTTCATGCTCAACAGCTTCCAAGTCAATATCTACATCTGTATTCTCGCTACGTACTGGCCTGAGAAGACCCTGCAGTCTCAACAGATAGCTCTGGCTGGAAGGTTGGGTTCTGACATATCGGTTGGTAGTCACATCTGCCGCAGAAGGCCGTTCAGGATCAGTGCGAATACCGGATAATGCACTGAGGTCGAGGTTTGGGAAAACTGAACACCGACACCGTGGACATTTCACATTCAGTCGAAGCCACTCGTCAATGCATTCTACATGGAAATTATGAGCACAAGGCAGGCCTCGGACCTGTACAATTACCACTTCTAAATTTCCacaaaactataatttttaagaGGCTAATACTCAAACTTAGCTTCCATGTGCCTTTGTGCAGATTTTCAGTGATTAGTGATTACATTGTACTGCTTCTCCCTTGTTAAATAATGCCTCATTTTAGGCAGCCGATTAGAATAAACATATGCAGAGAAGTAGGCAAATGAAGAAGCAATGGGAAAGATGGCATGCTTTTACTAAAAAATTCGATAATATAAATCATTACCTCATTCCCGACGTGGAACTCCTCAAGGCAGATGGGACATTCACTGCAATCAGTTGGAACAGCCTTTAGCCTGAACTTTGGGAGTTCCTGAATAAGTGCCTCAACTGCTTCTCGCtatgaaaaaacaaaaccaGAACACAGCATGGGAATTTGGACTTGATAATGATTTCACAGTAAGTGTAACATTAAATTCAACTAAAAAACAAAAGCATATGCCATCAAGCATGACACAATAAATAATTACTACTAAATTCTTAAAGGAACAAAACCTAGCCAATGTTCATTGGATTCGACAcgaaaagtgggtaaaattgacaatttttcaacgtcggggtggaattgaaaaaaagtctaaagctgaggggtttttgagtgattaggcctaaattTAATTCATTTCAAGACTCTATGCCAACTATCTCTAACTAAGCTGTAGCTTTGAGTAATGATAATAAAGAAACTGTAAAATGTATTTTGGAAAACCTTAGCATACATTTTATTACTTGTGGCTACAAGAATGGACACCAACATTGTCAACACTCAGAAATAATGGGAAAAATTGGCACTTTCTTGGCCTCATAATAACCAGCACTGACCTGAGTATTAGTCAAATAGAGTCCAGGATGGTATGCTGCAGCATCTTGACCCATGCTTCTCATTTCTTGACCAGCAGCTTCAAATGCCCAATCTGGTACCCGGACCATATCAACCAAAACCTGGATTACCATACGAAGGCTACTTAAACAAAACAACAAATGGGAACCAACTTTCAAGTATTGCAGCTGTGTGAAATGTTACCCCATATTCTGAAATAGGAATTCCCTGCTGAGCACGCAACAGATGAGCTTGTCTTCGCATGAGCCactgatttaaaaaattcaaacagcAAGGATAAGAATGAGTAGCAGCAATAAGAAAGAATCACCATATTTTCCATTTCCCAAGGTAAGATAATATAGATgcaaagattaaaaagaaaaagaattattaaaaaaatcaacgaGCAATTGCAAGTTCTAAGCTAAGACTAATGGATACTGTTCTACATGTTAAAGGTGATATGCTAACCTTTCCCAAGGACATGCAGGCAATACAAATGAGTCCGCAGTAGCTGAACAACAACCAAATAAGAAAACCCCATTTTTGACCTTCTTCTGGCAACTGCAAGAAGTTATTTGCACCATCTATTTTGTTAATAATGTCAGCAATTATGACAAACCTCTCAAATAATCAGGTAAAAGAAGAAATGAACTTACACAATTTTTTGCACTTGTGAACCACATTGTACCAATTATAGTCCAAGCCCAAAGAAACGGATAGAGCAGGATGGATAGAATTGAGAGAACCACAATTCTACCACAAAAACGGGCATATCTCTGTTGCCAACCAAAATCCCTAAAAAAAACGACATGAACAGCTTAGTATGCAAAATTGTCTAAACCTAGCCAGATTAACTTTTAGAGGAAGTAAAAGAAACGAATTTTCTTTGTTTGAAAGTTCAATTTCTAACCAAAAGCTCACTTCACAAATAAGATGCAGCAATTCAAAATAAAGGAAATTCATTTCCAACTACTTCACTATATCTTTAAGTAAGACGGCAGACATTATGCAAAGCAATAAAATGGAAGTCTTGCACATAACCCATTTTCAGTTACAACAATGCTAATGTAGAACTTGACCAATACAATATTTCTAGGTAGCTCGGACACAGACATGGAGAAACGAGACACTAGGGCATACACACGGCGAAACattgttattttaaagttttctatgttaaaaatgagATTCGTTTCTGAAACAAGAGAAGTCGATTGAATGAAATGTACGTGCTACCTAGACATATTTTAGTAGAATTTTTGCTTAAAAAAGAGAACTTACAAACCCATTCCAGCAGCAAGTCCATTATCAATGAACATCAAAAGCcgaaaaataaaaacagttgTATAATCCAcctgaaaaacaaaaacagtAGAAACCAATTATATAAATGATAAACATAATAGGCATTCAACTACAAAACTAAACAATAAGTTAAGACTTACAACGATCCATATATGCAAAGGGTGAGTACAAAGATGATATCTTTTCCAATTGATTGCAACAATTATTCTAATCCATGAATGTAAGGCAACAAAATTACCCAAAAAAATGTAAATGTTCAATTGAAATTAAGAAAAGGATACACGCTAGTTGCAAGCATGGACAAGAAAAACCCATCATACCTGCAaacaaattaaactaatttcaagaaaaaacaaacaaatcaaaccaattcTAATTCAAGTAAGGATTCAGAATTACAATTTACCATTTGAAATCAACACCTCTCAAAGCCATAACTAAGTAAGAAAAAACCCTAAAAGGAGTGTCAGTAAGCACTGAAAAACCTCCTCCTCATTTCACAAAAAAGATGCTCCGAATCAGATACCCAAAAGACCCGAATCCAAGTCTTTTTCATGTATTTGTTTTGCTGAATTTAAAGATTTTGGGGGAAAGaagtaaagaaaagaaacgttttttttaattgaaggATTGAAACGTTTTTAGGGGGATGTAATTGTAAAGAACGAAGCTTTTTGTACAGAATGGTGATCAGTGACGTGAAGTGaaaacagttaaaaaaaattggtcatGTTCTTTGGGAATTTGGTTCGTTAATTGACGGCGTTAGATAATTTTTATTGCATCGCTTTTGATTCACTGTGGATACCACGTCAGataaaaatgctgatgtgtgcCGTAATTAGGTTCGGGAAAGTGCGGTGGTCGGTCATTGGTCGGTCACTGGGTACTATTAcatcaaataatatttgaatattaaatttctattaattaaatataaaaaaagttatgatttaaaaaaaaaatttaaatttttgaaaggccaaatgactaaaaaatgctaaatgtttggtgaaaattcattaatttattccaacgtttaaaaacgtccTGATTTTAGCCTGAATCttattttatcgttttaaaaatGTCCATGCCTGAAAAGAGACACGATTTTGCTGATGTGGCGAAGACGTGGCATGTCGATGCCCGCcatataaatgatttttttattattaagctTATAACCAAGTTAAACAAACTCGGATTGAGTCAAACTAAACCGAATCATTTTAAACCGGACGATTAGAAACCGGAATGGAATGACCCAACCAAATAAAGTCTAATCTTAGTTCAAATGACACTTTAGTGAAGGGCTAAAATATGGTAGTACAAAATTGGTAATTTTTGCTAATTTATTGATTTGTCACATGATTATACTTCAGAAATACTTCAGAAATGATATTCAGCATCTGTCAGGATACGAGAAAGATCTTCAAATGTAAAAAACTACAAACCTAAATATAATCTGCATTTACTTCTGATTCTGAATGACACAGATGAAGCAGCTTTACTTAAAATGGAAGGCCTGGAGATTACACAGTTCAGCTACAAACTGGTGGGTTTAGGCATTTATATAAAGCAGATGCGGGTTGCTTGTAAGCTGGTATACTACCAGGATCTACAAATCTAACTTCACCAGGGCCGAAGGCGAGATCTCTATGCCTGAAACAGCAGAAGAAGAATACTATTATGATGTTTCTTTGCAGACACTATGCTAGCAAGTAAAGATCGCTTGATTACCGTCGAAAGTCCAGTCCTACTAAACCAGCCTGTAGAACGGTTAAATTGTCAGAATCTGGAGAGACAATAACGACTGTTGATTCAGAGTATTGAGTCTCTAGAATTGACATAAGCTGCGTCACGCGAACGAATACATCTGACACACTCTCGTTTGGGGTCCCGTCATCTATGGGAGGAGGCTTGTTTCTTGGAGAAATTGTGTCTGATTCATACACCTGAACCATCCAGACATGCAACTCCTCAAATAATGTTCACAAAACAAATTTCATAATTGTTAATTTGTCGGTAACAACTAAAGCTCACAATTCCGTTATCTTATCTACACTACATCTACAAGTGCCAAATGTTGAACAGAATACTTCTAAGGAAAAACTAAAACCTAAAATTCAGAAGTCTCAATAAGTTCCTACAAAAACGAAGACAAAGGAATCTTACTTCCGAGAGAGCTTCCAAACTCCTGCCTTCATAAGCTCCCAATCCACGAGCATCGAGAAAGCTATACTCCGGAACTATATAACTGCCATCAACACGAAACCATTGAaacaaaatatcaagaaaaacAAAGACCATTCAAGTCTTCAAAGAAGATTCTTactaaaatgaataaaaaaactcTTAATACTACACTATATTGCACAAAAACTTATCAAACACCTCTTAATTAAACTTTATACCCATAAACTATTCTAATAAGAAATAGCATTTCGCCCTTTCCCGTTACATCATTTCTAAATTCTAATGTTTTCGTTTACATGTAATATAGATACTACATCACCTAAGAACAATAAACACCAAATAAGGTCATATTaatcaaatggtataagcgctaggcagaATTCTGCTATTCTGAATGCTTCCGTTCcccaattataaatataaaaaaatgatcaTACTAatggattaaataaaataatacctCCTACTGATTCCATTAACAGCAGCAATAATCTCAGCAGCCTGATAAGCTCTCTGGGTAATAGAAGGCCAAATCCAACAGCCATTATCACAAGCTCCCATTGTCTTAAGCTGTAATGCAGCTTTCAAACTCTGTTTCTTTCCATTTTTAGACAAACCATTATCAACTGAAGTTTTAGCAACCGGGTTCGTATTAATAATCCCCCGAGTTTCAAATTCAGATTCCCCAGCTCTCACTAAGTAGTACCTTCACTCACCCACACAAATAAATCAGTCAAACAATTTGGCTACCAAATTTAATTAGCATATTAGCAATTACCGATTGCTGAGACGGACAGGTGGCATTTGGAAGAGGCCACGGGCACTGGCCACCGTTGGTGTGAATAGTGGAGAGGTAGAGATTGAGATGGATAGTGCAGCGATGAGGTGGCGGCGGTCAATGGGTTTAGTAAGGCCATGATGAGAGTTCTGAAAAGTGGTGGTGGCGGCGGTGGTTATTGACGACGGAGGAGGAGGTGGAGATAAGTTGGGTGGAGGTTGGGTCGCTGTGGTTAACATTTTTGGCGGGTGGTGGTTAGCTGTTATTTGGGAGACTACATTCTGACCATTCTTTATTCGTAAACAGAAATGTCATGTCGTTTTGAAGTCTGAAAAAATCAACATACTTTTTTGAACAAATTACGCTAAAGTCCCTTAAATACTACTATAATTGACAGTTTGGTAACCTTTATTtaaaaagtctatttaatgatCCCTCtgttttaattctgttaactattaggtccctccgttaatttcaacatttaatttcaaacgatttggtaccccacctttaattttgtgaacgatttgattcctcattttttaattttactagtttcgcattacgtgctatgcacgtggctcgttaTGTGACTCGTAATAAATATTATACCtcagtttattaatttttaaaattattactataattataccaatatatttatttataatcaatttaaagTAGTTATAGTTTTGTCGGATCATaagatatttttattagttggattaaaactattaattataccaataaatagtatattaataaatttatttttattattttactgaTAATCAACATCAAATTTGTTAGTAGTTAAGAGTTTTCTCATTAGATTAAGATAGTAATTATTATAGGGTTAGAGTTATAAAGCATGTAGGTTAAGTTTTTCTATTTAGCTAACTTTTTTCCTTTCAATCGATTATTTGAAGAAAAAACCAGTCAGATTTAACACATATGCTTtcataaactataaatattttctaatcATAAATATTTGCAAATCAATTTGTTCAAATCATATGTATAAACAACATATTGTATCATAAAATGATCAAatgtaaaaaaaacataatacaaGGTAATTAACTTAGTAATTGACTTATTCTCAAAAAAACTTAGTAATTGACTCTATTCTCAAAACAAAAAACTTAGTGATTTACTCTATttgtaaaagaaaattaataaatatcatgGTATAGTGGTAGATATAATAGACGAATTCTACAAAATATGTGAgtattttaattgaatcaaaAGTAGTTTAAGTTAGCTAATatttagataaattaataattatttaatatgtttcacacgtggctcgtagtgtgactcgtcaaacatttattgatatattaattgacgtttatttataatttatgatataattaaaatttattataattgtaccaacatatttatatatgataaatattaaattatttagctACACAcatggctcgtaacgtaactcgtcatgttaatttaatttattatagttataataatttattttatttataatcaatattaaattagttatagtTTTTATTAgagataaatataattttattggtgctattaattttattctacTAATATTTAAAGTAGTATTAAGTGTAATATTATACtaaattaaatgaattataattatattactatattttaaattataattaaaattaaattagttagtgtTTTGTTGGATTAAAAAATATCTCATGAGAgttgaattaaatatattataataatatcattgtgtttgattcataatcaatattaaattagttagaaatTATTTGAaggttttatttaatttatgagTTGGATAaggattttaatttaattgattaataatattaatagttaaaataacattaaaaatatgaccaattatcaaaaaaatattaataatataaatttaaaaatacatgcTTCTCTtcgtattttatatataaataatgtaGATATATAGAATAGACTTGATAgctattaatattttaaataaaagttagCCATATGTATTTTAAATGACCTTAAAATCATCAAGTGTTATGCCCTTATCTTTGTTCAGTTGTTGCACCACATCTATTTTTTCCGAATTCAGAAGGTCTTTGCAGCACATAAAAAAgaaccaaacaaaacaaattaataaaaaaaaacaacaaaaccaaataaaaacaatagattacaaaacaaaacctataAATGAGAAGAAACATAAATTGGCACCCATTTTTTGCAAAGATTGTGAGGACACCGAGTTCTAAGAAATTGTATTAAAgatattaacattttattaaacCAGCAATGTAGCTAGTTTTTAATTAGGACTCCGTTCTATTATATTTAggattttaattctaattaggactctaATTCTATTatatttaggatttttttttgatgaattatatTTAGGATTCTAATCATactatatttttagtaataaattaaataaataattagttaatgaccatATAACCGTTATTTAGTAATATATTAGAAAGGAATATTtggtaaatttgtctgtccccccccatctgtgcttttatatatagtactagcgtttcgccacgtactacgcacgtgagcgacaattatatgacccgttgtatgtattattttttaattcaattattaaataaaatagttttttttttgaggaaattaaataaaatagtttagttattattaattattataaaatgtttttatatttaaattaaacccattatatattaaacaataattaaatccttgatttttaataaattattacgatttatttatttaaatttaaagtgtAGTACCTAagtgatatttatatgacccgttgtatatatattaaatattaattaaattattgaatctaatgtttttgtttttaattaaatttgtttattaaaactgaaattattttaaatgtaatttaatattagatttatgtttttaaaaaaattaaaaaatttataattaagtaTCAGTCTAgattttctttaatatttttttccgaATTATTatgtttgtatatttttattatggaatttaatttaatcaatttctaGGTAAAGTTTTAAAACTGATAACTATTAATTTAAGACTGTTATACTCCAATTATGTAAGCCAACGAAATATCAAACCCATCTAGCTGTTGTAATGAAATATTTACTCTTGTTATGTGTGCTTTTTCTTAACATATAATTgcaattttatagaattttggTATTTTTATTCAACTTAAATTCTTTGTAAGTTATTACGATAAGATTTTTTCCAACTACTATTATAGTATTTCACTGGGGTTATTTGGTATTTATAAACTCTAATAAACACTAAAATCAATTAGATTAGACATAGTCCCTTGTTAAAACTAAACtcttgtttaaattaaattaaaattaactcaaTGTATCTAGTATAATTAGACTTCTTTTCCCTGTAAAGTTACCTCTTAATTAATTACTCtttatattagtattatttaaacTAACCTCttattaactatattttttaactGCTGAGTGAGTACTTAAAattaatgatattattttattgttatgcCAGTTATCTTGATAAATTAGGAAACAACAATTTTGTGataagtaaatttaatttacattattatgaaataaaaaatactaattaaatgcaaattaattaattagttgctAAGTGCATGCGGTAACACCCTTTTTAAATTCATTAGATGGACAAGATTTGCTAAACaaactacaattttttttttcgtccATAGTTTGTTGATCCAAGCTAGGGGTGTAAACGaaccgagccgttcgcgagaagctcggtgttcggctcgataagagctcggttcatgttcgttcggattctaaacgaaccgagctcgaGCTCAATTTTTCgttcgttaatataaacgagccgaacatgaacatggTGGCGTTCGGCTCGTTTACGTTCGCGAACAGCTCGATTAAGTGTTCGTGaacaagttcgtgaacgagctcgattaagtgttcgtgaacgagctcgattaagtgttcgtgaacgagctcgattaagtgttcgtgaacgagctcgattaagagttcgtaAACAAGCTCATTTAAACTCGATAAAGTGTTCGTGAATTAactcatatttaaatttatttatataaatatattttaaaattttaaaattattaatatttaacaaAACATCAAAACTACGTAGTTTTGAAACTAATAACCTAAAATGCTAAGAAAACTAATAACCTAAACAGACTTTACAATTCTAAACCCTAATGTCTCTCCTATATTCAGTTTCTTCACGCCGCTTCTCCAATATTCAGtttcttcttcaatttcttcaaGCCAATAACGCTTCACGCCGGTGACTCTTCACGTCACCACAACGATCTGCTCTTTGTTGCCTTTGCTCCTTCAACGATCTGGTCTTCGTCGTCTCTGCCCCTTCAA is part of the Mercurialis annua linkage group LG3, ddMerAnnu1.2, whole genome shotgun sequence genome and encodes:
- the LOC126675070 gene encoding E3 ubiquitin-protein ligase SIS3, with amino-acid sequence MALRGVDFKWYDGFFLSMLATSVIIVAINWKRYHLCTHPLHIWIVVDYTTVFIFRLLMFIDNGLAAGMGLDFGWQQRYARFCGRIVVLSILSILLYPFLWAWTIIGTMWFTSAKNCLPEEGQKWGFLIWLLFSYCGLICIACMSLGKWLMRRQAHLLRAQQGIPISEYGVLVDMVRVPDWAFEAAGQEMRSMGQDAAAYHPGLYLTNTQREAVEALIQELPKFRLKAVPTDCSECPICLEEFHVGNEVRGLPCAHNFHVECIDEWLRLNVKCPRCRCSVFPNLDLSALSGIRTDPERPSAADVTTNRYVRTQPSSQSYLLRLQGLLRPVRSENTDVDIDLEAVEHEHEAVAARESSAGSTVVGRSPSSQH
- the LOC126671247 gene encoding uncharacterized protein LOC126671247, with the translated sequence MLTTATQPPPNLSPPPPPSSITTAATTTFQNSHHGLTKPIDRRHLIAALSISISTSPLFTPTVASARGLFQMPPVRLSNRYYLVRAGESEFETRGIINTNPVAKTSVDNGLSKNGKKQSLKAALQLKTMGACDNGCWIWPSITQRAYQAAEIIAAVNGISRSYIVPEYSFLDARGLGAYEGRSLEALSEVYESDTISPRNKPPPIDDGTPNESVSDVFVRVTQLMSILETQYSESTVVIVSPDSDNLTVLQAGLVGLDFRRHRDLAFGPGEVRFVDPGSIPAYKQPASALYKCLNPPVCS